Proteins from a single region of Undibacterium sp. YM2:
- the flgG gene encoding flagellar basal-body rod protein FlgG: protein MNNSLYIAATGMQAQQMSIDTIANNLTNVNTSGFKKGRVNFQEMMHVDGSASAQNPSATLNPVGLGIGIENVSRDFVAGALTQTNSPMDIAINGSGFIEVTLADGSRGYTRGGTLQVNQDSYLATSSGQVLRPGIHMPQNVTGITIGTDGKIMVQTGDQSQVSEVGQIELVNFSNPAGLKMVASGIYQPSANSGEATYGKPGAAGFGAIAQNTLEGSNVSLVDEMVTLMIAQRAYEMSSKIVQASDEMMSLTNNLRR, encoded by the coding sequence ATGAATAATTCTCTCTATATCGCAGCGACTGGCATGCAGGCTCAGCAGATGAGTATCGATACTATTGCCAATAATCTGACGAATGTGAATACCTCTGGCTTCAAGAAGGGCCGTGTGAATTTTCAAGAAATGATGCATGTCGATGGAAGTGCCTCGGCACAGAATCCTTCGGCTACGCTCAATCCGGTTGGCTTGGGTATCGGTATCGAAAATGTGTCCAGAGATTTTGTTGCTGGGGCCCTGACACAAACCAATTCGCCGATGGATATCGCCATCAATGGCAGTGGTTTTATCGAGGTGACGCTGGCAGATGGTAGCCGTGGCTATACACGCGGTGGCACTTTGCAAGTCAATCAGGATTCTTATCTGGCAACCAGTAGTGGGCAGGTATTGAGGCCAGGTATTCATATGCCACAAAATGTGACGGGTATTACGATAGGCACTGATGGCAAAATCATGGTGCAGACAGGAGATCAGTCTCAGGTATCCGAAGTGGGGCAAATTGAACTGGTGAACTTTTCAAATCCTGCAGGCCTGAAAATGGTCGCCAGCGGGATTTATCAACCAAGTGCAAACTCTGGCGAAGCCACTTATGGTAAACCGGGTGCGGCAGGCTTTGGTGCGATTGCCCAAAATACGCTGGAAGGGTCGAACGTCTCTTTGGTAGACGAGATGGTGACCTTGATGATAGCTCAGCGTGCATATGAAATGAGCTCAAAAATAGTCCAGGCATCTGATGAGATGATGTCTTTGACTAATAATCTGCGCCGCTAA
- a CDS encoding flagellar hook-basal body protein, giving the protein MANALITAVQSMQNDLQYMDIVSQNMVNVATPGYKRAIPTSKPLTRLFDEVMKESEQVANVSQTEKSNALGNVLDLSTGAIKQTGKPWDLAIASDGYFELMTPEGLAYSRAGNFHVDGTGRLVSAQGYAVQGLGGDIQVRGNDVSIDHAGRIMQGETQIAQLKIMQFADAKNVVKTANGLLQSANADNKAVESKSEIQVGFLESSNVTPMREMVAMMETTRHFESAQKLFQGYDEMLNTAIQKLGEF; this is encoded by the coding sequence ATGGCAAATGCATTAATTACCGCTGTACAGAGCATGCAAAATGATCTGCAGTATATGGACATCGTGAGCCAGAATATGGTGAATGTGGCTACGCCTGGCTATAAGCGCGCGATACCGACATCCAAACCGCTGACCAGGCTTTTTGACGAAGTCATGAAGGAGTCAGAACAAGTTGCTAATGTAAGCCAGACAGAAAAATCAAATGCGCTGGGTAACGTGCTTGACCTGTCAACTGGAGCGATCAAGCAAACCGGCAAGCCTTGGGATCTGGCAATCGCCAGCGATGGTTATTTTGAGCTGATGACGCCTGAAGGGCTGGCCTATAGCAGGGCCGGGAATTTTCATGTGGATGGCACTGGTCGCCTGGTGTCGGCGCAAGGCTATGCCGTGCAGGGTTTGGGGGGCGACATACAAGTGCGTGGCAATGATGTCAGTATTGATCATGCCGGTCGTATCATGCAGGGTGAAACCCAGATTGCTCAACTGAAAATCATGCAATTTGCAGATGCAAAGAATGTGGTAAAAACGGCGAATGGCTTATTGCAGTCTGCAAACGCAGACAATAAGGCAGTAGAAAGCAAATCGGAAATACAGGTGGGTTTTTTGGAGAGCTCGAATGTTACGCCCATGCGCGAAATGGTGGCGATGATGGAAACCACCCGTCATTTTGAATCAGCGCAAAAATTATTTCAAGGCTATGATGAGATGTTGAATACGGCGATACAAAAATTGGGTGAGTTTTAA